In a single window of the Vitis vinifera cultivar Pinot Noir 40024 chromosome 6, ASM3070453v1 genome:
- the LOC100263779 gene encoding small ribosomal subunit protein eS4 encodes MARGLKKHLKRLNAPKHWMLDKLGGAFAPKPSSGPHKSRECLPLILILRNRLKYALTYREVIAILMQRHVLVDGKVRTDKTYPSGFMDVVSIPKTNENFRLLYDTKGRFRLHSIRDEEAKFKLCKVRSVQFGQKGIPYLNTYDGRTIRYPDPLIKANDTIKLDLESNKITDFIKFDVGNVVMVTGGRNRGRVGVIKNREKRKGSFETIHVQDATGHEFATRLGNVFIIGKGTKPWVTLPKGKGIKLSIIEEAQKRLAAQAASSA; translated from the exons ATG GCACGAGGGTtaaagaaacatttgaagagGCTTAATGCCCCAAAGCATTGGATGCTTGACAAACTTGGGGGTGCATTT GCTCCCAAGCCATCTTCTGGACCTCATAAGTCAAGGGAGTGCTTGCCCTTGATCCTTATCCTGAGGAACAGGTTGAAGTATGCTCTCACATATCGTGAGGTCATTGCCATTTTGATGCAACGTCATGTTTTGGTTGATGGGAAGGTCAGGACCGATAAGACATATCCCTCAGGCTTCATGG ATGTTGTGTCAATTCCTAAAACAAATGAGAACTTCCGTCTGCTTTACGACACCAAGGGCCGGTTTCGTCTCCACTCAATTAGGGATGAAGAGGCTAAG TTTAAGCTCTGCAAGGTGAGGTCTGTGCAGTTTGGACAGAAGGGAATCCCATATCTCAACACTTATGATGGGCGAACCATCCGCTACCCTGATCCTCTGATTAAGGCCAACGACACTATCAAGCTCGATTTGGAGAGCAACAAGATCACAGATTTCATAAAGTTTGATGTTGGGAATGTTGTCATGGTGACGGGTGGAAGGAACAGAGGACGTGTCGGAGTCATTAAGAACAGGGAGAAGCGTAAGGGCAGCTTTGAGACCATCCATGTCCAGGATGCTACTGGGCATGAGTTTGCAACACGTTTGGGAAATGTGTTCATCATTGGCAAAGGTACAAAGCCCTGGGTGACTCTTCCCAAGGGCAAGGGTATCAAGCTGTCCATTATTGAGGAGGCCCAGAAGAGACTCGCAGCCCAAGCAGCTTCCAGTGCCTAA
- the LOC100258631 gene encoding mitochondrial import inner membrane translocase subunit TIM22-4 — MSSNSGSEFTNDSSSSTEAEKPQIEPIRMPTVEEIRGQDIWNNCAVRSVASGVMGGGLGLLMGLFLGALDNPIMQEEMTARQQFIYTAKQMGSRSWGSAKTFAVMGLIFSAAECVVEKARAKHDTTNTVVAGCVTGGAISAKGGPKAACVGCAGFATFSVLIEKFLDRHD; from the exons ATGTCCAGCAATTCAGGAAGTGAATTTACCAATGATTCTTCAAGCTCAACGGAGGCAGAGAAGCCTCAGATTGAGCCCATACGAATGCCCACAGTGGAGGAGATCAGAGGCCAAGACATTTGGAACAACTGTGCTGTTCGCAGCGTTGCCAGTGGAGTAATGG GAGGAGGGCTTGGTTTATTGATGGGTTTGTTTCTGGGGGCATTGGACAATCCTATAATGCAAGAAGAAATGACTGCTCGGCAGCAATTCATTTACACTGCAAAGCAGATGGGAAGCAGGAGCTGGGGTTCAGCCAAGACCTTTGCTGTGATGGGCTTGATATTCTCAGCTGCAGAATGTGTAGTTGAGAAG GCGCGTGCAAAACATGATACAACAAATACAGTTGTTGCGGGGTGTGTTACTGGGGGTGCAATATCAGCAAaag GCGGTCCAAAAGCGGCTTGTGTTGGTTGTGCTGGCTTTGCAACATTCTCAGTCTTGATAGAGAAGTTTTTGGATAGACATGATTGA
- the LOC100258756 gene encoding protein FLC EXPRESSOR → MAGRNHLPPPNALKIREVSSTRAPYPSHHNHHALIEEDRYRHRSGPIPVSAGRYHPAVIDERIVIQHREIQTLLGDNQRLAATHVALKQELAAAQQEISHLSAAAASVKAERDAQVREVYERSLKMEAEVRSIDALNAELAQVRADVQKLSASRQELAAQLQTINTDLSVSRSELKEVQAVKDGIENMRKELQRGRAAIEYEKKTHSNNLEQSEAMGKNMMAMAHEVEKLRAELANAEKRARAAAAAAAAANPSPVVHAYAASYGNSDMGYGGSFYHDPYAMHQAHGGPDAGPQYGAGAVPLDLYDMQRPHAHR, encoded by the exons ATGGCTGGAAGAAACCACCTTCCTCCACCAAATGCCTTGAAAATTCGAGAAGTGTCATCAACAAGGGCACCATACCCTTCTCATCACAATCACCACGCCCTAATCGAAGAGGATCGCTACCGCCACCGCAGCGGCCCAATTCCGGTGTCCGCAGGGCGCTACCACCCGGCCGTCATTGATGAGCGCATCGTCATCCAGCACCGTGAGATCCAGACCCTCCTCGGGGACAATCAACGGCTGGCCGCGACACACGTGGCGCTCAAGCAAGAGCTGGCCGCCGCTCAGCAGGAGATAAGTCACCTATCTGCCGCCGCCGCTAGCGTTAAGGCCGAGAGAGACGCTCAGGTGCGGGAGGTCTACGAGCGCTCGCTGAAGATGGAGGCCGAGGTCCGTTCGATTGATGCTCTTAATGCGGAGTTGGCTCAGGTTAGGGCTGATGTTCAGAAACTGAGCGCTTCAAGGCAGGAGCTCGCTGCGCAGTTGCAGACGATCAATACCGATCTCTCCGTCTCACGCTCAGAGTTGAAGGAGGTGCAAGCGGTTAAGGATGGAATCGAGAACATGCGTAAGGAGctccaaagaggaag GGCTGCTATTGAGTATGAGAAAAAGACACATTCTAATAACCTTGAGCAAAGTGAAGCAATGGGgaaaaatatgatggccatggCTCATGAAGTTGAAAAGTTACGTGCTGAGCTTGCTAATGCAGAGAAGAGAGCGAGAGCAGCAGCCGCAGCAGCTGCAGCAGCAAACCCAA GTCCCGTTGTTCATGCATATGCTGCTAGCTATGGAAATTCTGATATGGGATATGGAGGAAGTTTTTATCATGATCCTTATGCCATGCATCAG GCTCATGGAGGCCCTGATGCCGGTCCTCAGTATGGTGCTGGAGCAGTGCCACTTGATCTTTATGACATGCAACGACCCCATGCACATAGATAA
- the LOC100263920 gene encoding pentatricopeptide repeat-containing protein At3g09060 has protein sequence MASAPKSLSPKRVIKLLKSEKNPHSALSIFDSVTRFPGYSHTPYVFHHILKRLFDPKLVAHVSRIVELIRTQKCKCPEDVALTVIKAYAKNSMPDQALDIFQRMHEIFGCQPGIRSYNSLLNALIESNKWDEAESFFLYFETMGLSPNLQTYNILIKISCRKKQFDKAKELLNWMWEQGFSPDVFSYGTLINSLAKNGYMSDALKLFDEMPERGVTPDVACYNILIDGFFKKGDILNASEIWERLLKGPSVYPNIPSYNVMINGLCKCGKFDESFEIWHRMKKNERGQDLYTYSTLIHGLCGSGNLDGATRVYKEMAENGVSPDVVVYNTMLNGYLRAGRIEECLELWKVMEKEGCRTVVSYNILIRGLFENAKVDEAISIWELLPEKDCCADSMTYGVLVHGLCKNGYLNKALSILEEAENGRGDLDTFAYSSMINGLCREGRLDEVAGVLDQMTKHGCKPNPHVCNAVINGFVRASKLEDALRFFGNMVSKGCFPTVVTYNTLINGLSKAERFSEAYALVKEMLHKGWKPNMITYSLLMNGLCQGKKLDMALNLWCQALEKGFKPDVKMHNIIIHGLCSSGKVEDALQLYSEMKQRKCVPNLVTHNTLMEGFYKVRDFERASKIWDHILQYGPQPDIISYNITLKGLCSCHRISDAVGFLNDAVDRGVLPTAITWNILVRAVLDNGALT, from the coding sequence ATGGCCTCAGCCCCAAAATCGCTCTCTCCAAAGCGAGTTATAAAGCTCCTCAAATCGGAGAAAAACCCTCACTCAGCTCTCTCTATATTCGATTCAGTGACTCGCTTCCCGGGTTATTCCCACACGCCTTACGTCTTCCACCACATCCTCAAGCGGCTCTTCGACCCCAAACTGGTCGCTCACGTAAGTCGAATTGTGGAACTCATTCGCACCCAGAAGTGTAAGTGTCCGGAAGATGTTGCATTAACGGTGATTAAGGCCTACGCGAAGAACTCAATGCCTGACCAGGCGTTGGATATTTTTCAACGAATGCACGAGATTTTCGGGTGTCAACCAGGAATAAGATCTTACAATTCACTTCTCAATGCCTTAATTGAGTCGAATAAGTGGGACGAAGCCGAGTCATTTTTTCTCTACTTTGAAACGATGGGTTTGTCTCCAAATTTGCAAAcctataatattttaatcaagATTTCTTGTAGGAAGAAGCAATTTGATAAGGCCAAGGAGCTGTTGAATTGGATGTGGGAGCAGGGTTTTAGTCCTGATGTTTTTAGCTATGGTACTTTGATCAATTCTCTTGCCAAGAATGGTTATATGTCAGATGCGTTGAAGTTGTTCGATGAAATGCCTGAAAGAGGGGTGACCCCTGATGTGGCGTGTTATAACATTTTGATTGATGGGTTTTTTAAGAAAGGTGATATTTTGAATGCTAGCGAGATTTGGGAGAGGTTGTTGAAGGGGCCTTCTGTTTACCCGAATATTCCTTCTTATAATGTTATGATTAATGGTCTTTGTAAGTGTGGGAAGTTTGATGAAAGTTTCGAGATTTGGCATaggatgaagaaaaatgagcGAGGACAGGATTTATATACGTACAGTACTTTGATACATGGATTATGTGGGTCAGGGAACCTAGATGGGGCTACAAGAGTGTATAAAGAAATGGCTGAGAATGGGGTGTCTCCTGATGTGGTTGTATATAATACAATGCTTAATGGGTATTTGCGAGCAGGGAGGATTGaggaatgtttggagttgtGGAAGGTAATGGAGAAGGAGGGTTGCCGTACTGTTGTTAGTTACAACATACTAATCAGAGGGTTGTTTGAGAATGCGAAGGTGGATGAAGCAATTTCAATTTGGGAGCTTTTGCCAGAGAAAGATTGCTGTGCAGATTCCATGACTTATGGGGTCTTGGTTCATGGATTGTGTAAGAATGGCTACTTGAATAAGGCTTTATCAATCTTAGAAGAGGCAGAAAATGGTAGAGGTGATTTGGATACATTTGCATATTCATCGATGATTAATGGATTATGCAGAGAAGGAAGATTAGATGAAGTGGCTGGTGTCCTTGATCAGATGACTAAACATGGCTGTAAACCAAATCCTCATGTTTGTAATGCAGTCATTAATGGCTTTGTCCGAGCTTCAAAACTTGAGGATGCACTTCGGTTTTTTGGGAATATGGTCAGCAAGGGTTGCTTTCCTACTGTTGTCACCTATAACACACTCATAAATGGCTTATCCAAAGCAGAAAGATTTAGTGAGGCCTATGCCCTTGTGAAGGAAATGCTGCACAAAGGATGGAAGCCAAACATGATCACATATAGCTTGTTGATGAATGGCCTTTGTCAAGGCAAGAAGCTTGACATGGCCCTCAACTTGTGGTGCCAAGCCCTTGAAAAGGGGTTCAAGCCGGATGTGAAGATGCACAACATTATAATTCATGGACTTTGCTCTTCAGGAAAAGTTGAAGATGCTTTGCAGCTATATTCAGAAATGAAGCAACGGAAATGTGTTCCAAATCTTGTAACCCACAATACTCTCATGGAGGGGTTCTATAAagtaagagattttgaaagggCATCAAAGATTTGGGATCACATTTTACAGTATGGACCACAGCCAGATATCATCTCCTATAATATTACCCTCAAGGGCCTTTGTTCTTGCCACAGAATATCAGATGCTGTTGGATTCTTGAATGACGCAGTAGATCGTGGAGTTCTTCCAACTGCTATTACATGGAACATACTTGTCAGGGCTGTACTTGATAATGGGGCTTTGACATGA
- the LOC100253613 gene encoding ferritin-3, chloroplastic, whose protein sequence is MLLKSSASFSLSSSASFIGDRKNAYSSTVLQFPWRNENVFGGKFVIKASKESGKASTLGAWFDPFEEVKKERLVVPTCPQDSLARLKFSSPCETAINEQINVEYNVSYAYHTLYAYFDRDNIALKGLAKFCKESSTEEREHAEKLMEYQNKRGGKVKLRVIVRPPSEFDNDEKGDALHAMELALALEKLTTQKLLDLHKVAVENDDPHLVDFIESEFLTEQVESIKKVAEYVAQLRRLGKGYGVWHFDQMLLNHGVAA, encoded by the exons ATGCTGCTCAAGTCGTCTGCTTCGttctctctctcctcctccGCTTCGTTCATTGGTGATCGTAAGAACGCGTATTCTTCAACTGTTCTACAATTTCCATGGAGGAATGAGAATGTTTTTGGCGGCAAGTTTGTGATTAAGGCTTCCAAGGAGTCCGGTAAGGCATCAACTTTAGGCGCTTGGTTCGATCCATTCGAGGAAGTGAAGAAGGAGCGTCTTGTCGTCCCGACTTGTCCTCAAGATTCTCTCGCTCGTCTGAAGTTCTCCAGTCCATGTGAAACAGCCATCAATGAACAGATCAA TGTGGAATACAATGTCTCCTATGCCTATCATACTCTGTATGCCTATTTTGATAGAGATAATATTGCTCTCAAGGGCCTTGccaa ATTTTGCAAGGAATCAAGTACAGAAGAAAGAGAGCATGCTGAGAAACTGATGGAATACCAG AATAAACGTGGAGGAAAAGTGAAGTTACGGGTCATAGTGAGGCCACCGTCAGAATTCGATAATGATGAAAAGGGAGATGCATTGCATG CAATGGAGCTAGCATTGGCTCTGGAAAAGTTAACTACTCAGAAACTTCTGGACTTGCACAAA GTTGCTGTTGAAAATGATGACCCTCATTTGGTGGATTTCATCGAAAGTGAGTTCTTGACCGAGCAG GTGGAATCTATCAAGAAAGTAGCAGAATATGTTGCTCAGTTGAGAAGGTTGGGCAAAGGATATG GAGTCTGGCACTTCGATCAGATGCTCCTCAATCATGGGGTTGCTGCATGA